From Lysinibacillus sp. SGAir0095, the proteins below share one genomic window:
- a CDS encoding DHA2 family efflux MFS transporter permease subunit, protein MSQQINKKVLLFVLLLGGFISILNQTILNVALSKFMDVFSVNGTTVQWLATGFMLVNGVLIPVTAFLMKRFSTRQLFISSMLLLLIGSVFCAVAPNFSILLTGRMIQAAGAGIIMPLMMSIVMVIFPAEKRGSAMGLIGIAMIFAPAIAPTLSGFIIEYVSWRWLFIGIIPLVFIVILLAVKFLVNVTEGAKTELDVFSVILSTIGFGLVLYGFSNAGGHGWDDAWVLSEIIGGVIVLMFFTIRQLRANDPFLDVRVFQNKIFTMTSLINIIVTMMLYADMILLPIYLQNGRGFTAFDAGLLLLPGAIINALLSPVTGKLFDRYGAKPLFIIGLLFVIPSMWVVTDLSETTTFTFLMIRTIFLRIGLSFITMPLNTAGLNALPKELVTHGTAVNNTVRQIAGAIGTAVIVTIYTAKQTDYAVNLTAQGTTEGINALSSIFASSDAYYFMTILAVIALFITVCTPLKKTVQAKKVTEPE, encoded by the coding sequence ATGAGTCAACAAATAAATAAGAAAGTATTACTTTTCGTGTTATTACTTGGAGGTTTTATCTCCATTTTAAATCAAACCATTTTAAACGTTGCCCTAAGTAAATTTATGGATGTGTTCAGCGTTAATGGGACAACTGTACAATGGTTGGCAACAGGTTTCATGCTCGTTAACGGGGTATTAATTCCGGTAACGGCTTTTTTAATGAAGCGTTTTTCAACACGTCAGTTATTTATTAGCTCGATGCTATTATTATTAATCGGATCAGTTTTTTGTGCTGTTGCACCTAATTTTTCAATTTTGTTAACGGGACGTATGATACAAGCAGCTGGAGCAGGGATAATTATGCCTTTGATGATGAGTATCGTCATGGTTATCTTCCCGGCTGAAAAACGAGGAAGTGCAATGGGACTGATAGGGATCGCAATGATTTTTGCACCAGCCATTGCACCTACATTATCGGGTTTCATAATTGAATATGTGTCATGGCGTTGGTTATTCATTGGCATAATTCCTCTTGTTTTCATTGTCATTCTGCTAGCAGTGAAGTTTTTAGTTAATGTAACTGAAGGAGCAAAAACGGAACTGGATGTATTCAGTGTGATTCTTTCAACAATAGGATTTGGGCTCGTATTATATGGATTTAGTAATGCAGGTGGTCATGGTTGGGACGATGCATGGGTATTGAGTGAAATCATCGGTGGGGTAATCGTGTTAATGTTCTTTACGATTCGTCAGCTACGAGCAAATGATCCATTCTTAGATGTACGTGTGTTTCAAAATAAAATTTTTACGATGACGTCCCTTATTAACATTATTGTAACAATGATGTTATATGCGGATATGATTTTATTGCCAATCTATTTGCAAAATGGTCGAGGATTTACTGCATTTGATGCGGGTCTATTATTGCTACCTGGGGCCATTATCAACGCGTTGTTATCGCCAGTTACTGGGAAATTGTTTGACCGATACGGTGCAAAGCCCTTATTCATTATCGGTTTACTTTTTGTCATACCTTCAATGTGGGTTGTCACTGATTTAAGTGAAACAACAACCTTTACATTCTTAATGATTCGTACGATTTTCTTGCGTATCGGTTTGAGCTTTATAACAATGCCATTGAATACGGCAGGACTGAATGCTTTACCGAAAGAGCTAGTTACACATGGTACTGCAGTAAATAATACTGTTCGCCAAATTGCAGGGGCGATTGGTACAGCAGTTATTGTAACAATTTATACAGCCAAACAAACAGACTATGCAGTAAATCTAACTGCTCAAGGTACGACTGAAGGAATTAATGCATTGTCTTCCATTTTTGCTTCAAGTGATGCATATTATTTCATGACGATTTTGGCGGTAATTGCTTTATTTATCACAGTTTGTACCCCTTTGAAAAAAACTGTGCAAGCAAAAAAAGTTACTGAACCTGAATAG
- a CDS encoding TetR/AcrR family transcriptional regulator gives MSSKKEDPRAIRSKRLLKEAVISILMETQSLQELTVQKVTARAELNRATFYFHYLDMRDLMRNVVYDIYDDLSMKLSPLLGLERGNMEHLLTFLDYFYEHRKYLAVLFEEKAFQRKLHNFIMEFVQARRDALAIEMDRENVSKDIIAASILGILMWWIRDGKNYSSEYIAQQMSVWILNRT, from the coding sequence ATGTCATCAAAAAAAGAAGATCCACGTGCCATTCGTTCTAAACGTTTATTGAAAGAAGCCGTTATATCTATATTAATGGAAACACAGAGCCTACAGGAATTAACCGTTCAAAAAGTTACAGCAAGGGCTGAGTTAAATCGTGCCACATTCTACTTTCATTACTTAGATATGCGTGATTTGATGCGAAATGTTGTTTATGATATTTACGACGATCTGTCTATGAAATTATCACCATTGCTAGGTCTAGAGCGTGGAAATATGGAACACTTACTAACCTTTTTGGATTATTTTTATGAACATCGAAAATACCTTGCAGTGTTATTTGAAGAAAAAGCGTTCCAAAGAAAACTACACAATTTTATAATGGAATTCGTTCAAGCTCGTCGAGATGCACTAGCAATAGAGATGGATCGAGAAAACGTGTCAAAAGATATTATTGCTGCATCCATTCTTGGAATATTAATGTGGTGGATTCGTGATGGGAAAAATTATAGTTCTGAATACATTGCACAGCAAATGTCTGTATGGATTTTAAATAGGACATGA
- a CDS encoding YutD family protein, with translation MIIAEGYTYEIIENVREGFKEDAFLARYSDILNKYDYIVGDWGYGQLRLKGFFEDKNQKATFDTRISTFEDYLYEYCNFGCAYFILRKTGKAPRHLESSSNSVAVAVPDIPEEVEN, from the coding sequence ATGATTATAGCAGAAGGATACACTTATGAAATTATCGAAAATGTCCGAGAGGGTTTCAAAGAGGATGCTTTCTTAGCGAGATATTCTGATATCCTAAATAAATATGATTATATCGTTGGCGATTGGGGATATGGTCAGCTTCGTTTAAAAGGTTTTTTTGAAGACAAAAATCAAAAAGCAACCTTTGATACGAGAATAAGTACTTTTGAAGATTATTTATACGAGTATTGTAACTTCGGCTGTGCCTACTTTATCTTAAGAAAAACAGGAAAAGCGCCAAGACATTTAGAGTCGTCATCTAATTCTGTTGCAGTAGCTGTTCCAGATATTCCAGAGGAAGTTGAAAACTGA
- the lipA gene encoding lipoyl synthase, with product MTSKPANEKEQILRKPEWLKIKLNTNDEYKGLKKLMREKNLHTVCEEARCPNIHECWGERRTATMMILGDVCTRACRFCAVKTGLPNELDLAEPERVADSVEIMNLKHVVITMVARDDLKDGGAGVLAETVRAIRRKTPQTSVEVLPSDLGGLEENLKLLMDARPDILNHNIETVRRLTPRVRARAKYDRSLEFLRRAKEMQPDIPTKSSLMIGLGEEWDEIIEVMDDLRANNVDIMTIGQYLQPSKKHLPVKKYYTPIEFGKLRNIAMEKGFKHCQAGPLVRSSYHADEQVNEATKARQLQAEEV from the coding sequence ATGACAAGTAAACCTGCTAACGAGAAAGAGCAAATCCTACGAAAACCCGAATGGTTAAAAATAAAACTCAATACGAACGATGAATATAAAGGCTTAAAGAAACTAATGCGTGAGAAGAACTTGCACACAGTTTGCGAGGAAGCACGTTGTCCAAATATTCATGAATGCTGGGGTGAAAGAAGAACAGCGACTATGATGATTCTTGGAGATGTTTGTACCCGTGCATGTCGTTTTTGTGCGGTTAAGACAGGTCTACCAAATGAATTGGATTTAGCTGAGCCAGAACGTGTTGCAGATTCTGTTGAAATAATGAACTTAAAACATGTTGTCATAACAATGGTTGCTCGTGATGACCTGAAAGATGGTGGAGCCGGCGTATTAGCTGAAACGGTTCGAGCAATTCGACGTAAGACACCTCAAACTTCTGTCGAAGTACTTCCTTCTGATTTAGGTGGATTGGAAGAAAACTTAAAGTTGTTAATGGATGCAAGACCAGATATTCTAAACCATAATATCGAAACGGTTCGTCGACTAACTCCAAGGGTTCGTGCGCGTGCAAAATATGATCGTTCACTTGAATTCTTAAGAAGAGCAAAAGAAATGCAACCAGACATCCCAACGAAATCTTCTCTTATGATTGGCTTAGGTGAAGAATGGGATGAAATCATAGAAGTTATGGATGATCTAAGAGCAAACAATGTGGATATCATGACTATTGGTCAATATCTACAACCATCGAAAAAACATTTACCTGTTAAAAAATACTATACGCCAATAGAATTTGGAAAACTTCGTAATATTGCGATGGAAAAAGGTTTCAAACATTGTCAAGCTGGTCCATTAGTTCGTAGTAGCTATCATGCGGACGAGCAGGTAAATGAGGCAACTAAAGCAAGACAATTACAAGCAGAAGAAGTATAA
- the yunB gene encoding sporulation protein YunB: MFSRRPKRMMLSVGKKQNFKKRRLSNRFVLFAVSFAIGIFAFLYILNARLMPTYVDYAEVQTNKIAAHVVSKAINSRTSSVLDVNEIIEDLPSESDYMVTTKFNTEIINQVRAETTALVKEHLELAEQGDLSQLPDLENVEYDVSEIQKGDGIVFFVPVAQALNLPLLGNLGPRIPIRFHIIGNVASNVSTSFKEFGINNALVEVNIDLQVNVQIIIPFASQQSTVEQTIPVAIGLVRGQVPHIYTNGGDGAQPSIEVPVPSN, from the coding sequence TTGTTTTCTCGACGACCAAAGAGAATGATGTTATCTGTAGGGAAGAAACAGAATTTTAAAAAGCGCAGATTGTCCAATCGGTTTGTGCTGTTCGCGGTTAGTTTTGCCATTGGGATTTTTGCATTCCTATACATATTGAATGCTCGGTTAATGCCAACGTATGTTGATTATGCAGAAGTACAAACGAATAAAATTGCAGCTCATGTCGTAAGTAAAGCCATTAATTCGAGAACATCAAGCGTATTAGATGTAAATGAAATAATAGAGGACTTACCTTCCGAGTCAGACTATATGGTGACGACAAAATTTAATACAGAAATTATCAATCAAGTTCGAGCCGAAACAACCGCGTTAGTTAAGGAACATTTAGAATTAGCGGAACAGGGAGATTTATCCCAATTACCAGATCTTGAAAATGTGGAATATGATGTAAGTGAAATTCAAAAAGGGGATGGGATTGTTTTTTTTGTACCGGTTGCCCAAGCCCTTAACCTCCCACTACTAGGAAATCTAGGTCCTAGAATTCCAATTCGTTTTCATATCATTGGAAATGTTGCGAGTAACGTTTCTACATCCTTTAAAGAGTTCGGGATAAATAATGCACTAGTGGAAGTAAATATTGATCTGCAGGTGAATGTTCAAATTATTATTCCATTTGCCAGCCAACAATCTACAGTAGAGCAAACAATTCCAGTTGCAATCGGCTTGGTTCGTGGCCAGGTCCCTCACATTTATACAAATGGTGGGGATGGAGCACAGCCTTCCATTGAGGTACCAGTCCCTTCAAATTAG
- a CDS encoding HD-GYP domain-containing protein: MRLISINVLKTGMVIGRQILNEAGLPLIQKDVVVTDGLISRLKQLDIQYVYIEDKISQGIEIEETVPIAVRKKAIKQITNAFNKIKGLDQKSASLVIEKQTKEIGNLVDNLLDSILNNEEILMILSDTLLYDDYIYQHSFQVTLYSLAIAKEMGYSESDLRTIGIGAILHDVGKMVTPSEILFKPGRLTNEEFETMKQHARSGFDILRNLHTVSLLVAHCAFQHHERIDGSGYPRALVDYEIHPFAKVIAVADVFDAVTSNRVYRKKMIPSQGIEIIEAGRGTMFDAKVVDALKKSVVHYPNGSILLLSDGRRGVVSKQNDDDAALPCLRIFEENNQLLNTTYQLNLIEEPNIAIEKVETEYILEVE, from the coding sequence ATGCGTTTAATATCAATCAATGTGCTTAAAACAGGAATGGTAATCGGTAGACAAATTTTGAATGAGGCAGGGCTTCCTCTAATTCAAAAGGATGTCGTTGTTACAGATGGACTTATTAGTAGATTAAAACAGTTAGACATTCAATATGTGTATATTGAAGACAAAATATCGCAAGGGATTGAAATTGAAGAAACAGTCCCTATAGCTGTTCGAAAAAAAGCTATCAAACAAATTACCAACGCCTTCAATAAAATAAAGGGTTTAGATCAAAAATCCGCATCGCTGGTCATCGAAAAACAAACAAAAGAAATTGGAAATCTTGTGGATAATTTACTAGATTCCATTCTTAATAATGAAGAAATTTTAATGATCTTGTCAGACACATTGCTGTACGACGATTATATTTACCAACATTCATTTCAAGTGACACTTTATTCACTTGCGATCGCAAAAGAAATGGGCTATTCAGAGAGTGACTTAAGAACAATCGGAATTGGTGCCATCTTGCATGATGTAGGTAAAATGGTGACACCTTCAGAGATTTTATTTAAACCAGGTCGTTTAACAAACGAAGAATTTGAAACGATGAAACAGCATGCACGATCAGGATTTGATATTTTAAGAAATTTACATACTGTATCGTTACTCGTTGCTCATTGTGCATTCCAGCATCATGAAAGAATTGATGGTAGTGGCTACCCGAGAGCACTAGTAGATTATGAAATCCATCCATTTGCGAAAGTCATTGCAGTTGCTGATGTATTTGACGCCGTTACTTCAAATCGAGTATATCGAAAAAAAATGATTCCTTCTCAAGGAATCGAAATTATCGAGGCGGGGAGAGGGACGATGTTTGATGCCAAAGTAGTCGACGCATTGAAAAAGAGTGTTGTCCATTATCCAAACGGAAGCATTTTACTATTATCTGATGGGCGACGTGGAGTTGTTTCGAAGCAAAACGATGATGATGCAGCGTTACCTTGTTTGCGCATTTTTGAAGAAAATAATCAATTATTAAATACTACATATCAACTTAATTTGATTGAAGAACCCAATATAGCAATTGAAAAAGTTGAAACGGAATATATATTGGAAGTTGAATAG
- a CDS encoding bifunctional UDP-sugar hydrolase/5'-nucleotidase encodes MLETIHIFHTNDIHSHFEYWQRMQEFIKTQRLEFSRAGEPSFLFDIGDHLDRSNIYSEATLGKGNVRLLNDAEYDVVTIGNNEGITLAYEELHELYNEANFEVVVGNIEPMTGSRPEWLKPHTILQTKYGTKIGVIGATAFFDVFYKELNWHITEPREALVHSANLLKEQVDILVCLSHLGLSEDELLADECPSIDVIFGSHTHHLLEEGKVVNNVLLTGCGKFGMYTGHLTLQFDHTTRTLLKKKEEVIENAILPETEGEALFQAKLTEQGKQLLQTPIFQTNKNYNKEWFHYSQLAKFFAEAVLDFTKADCTMFNAGIFLDCLKKGTITNYDIHKILPHPINICVIELSGKELKEVYLQAQNEKWPLLELKGLGFRGSIFGKMLTYEFSMNKQRELLVNNEVVDIEKNYKLATLDMFTFGYFFPNFKYAKKKYFLPLFLRDILIEYGKRLV; translated from the coding sequence TTGCTTGAGACAATTCATATTTTCCACACCAATGATATACATAGCCATTTCGAATATTGGCAAAGAATGCAGGAGTTTATTAAAACCCAACGTTTGGAATTTTCAAGAGCAGGGGAGCCAAGCTTTTTATTTGATATTGGCGATCATCTCGACCGATCTAATATATATTCAGAAGCCACTCTTGGTAAAGGCAATGTCCGATTATTAAACGATGCCGAATATGATGTAGTTACGATAGGCAATAATGAGGGAATTACTTTAGCCTATGAAGAATTACATGAGCTCTATAATGAGGCAAATTTCGAGGTGGTTGTCGGAAATATCGAGCCCATGACAGGAAGTAGACCCGAATGGCTAAAACCTCATACTATTTTACAAACTAAATATGGAACAAAGATTGGAGTTATTGGAGCAACCGCTTTTTTTGATGTCTTTTATAAAGAGTTAAACTGGCATATTACTGAGCCACGTGAAGCACTAGTACACTCGGCAAATCTATTAAAAGAACAGGTAGATATACTCGTATGCTTGTCCCACCTAGGACTCTCAGAAGATGAATTACTAGCAGATGAGTGTCCCAGTATAGATGTCATTTTCGGATCACATACACATCATTTGTTGGAAGAAGGAAAAGTAGTTAATAACGTATTGTTAACAGGTTGCGGCAAATTTGGGATGTATACAGGTCATTTGACCCTTCAATTTGATCATACTACTAGAACTTTACTAAAGAAAAAGGAAGAGGTTATAGAAAATGCCATCCTACCAGAAACAGAAGGAGAAGCATTATTCCAGGCAAAACTCACTGAACAAGGAAAGCAGCTCTTGCAAACACCAATTTTCCAAACGAATAAAAACTATAATAAAGAATGGTTTCATTATTCACAGCTAGCCAAGTTTTTTGCTGAGGCTGTACTTGATTTTACGAAAGCCGACTGTACTATGTTCAATGCAGGGATTTTTCTGGATTGTCTTAAAAAAGGAACAATTACCAATTATGATATTCATAAAATCTTACCTCATCCGATAAATATATGTGTTATTGAATTATCAGGAAAAGAATTAAAAGAAGTTTATCTACAAGCCCAAAATGAAAAATGGCCACTATTAGAGTTAAAGGGGCTAGGATTTAGAGGGTCCATTTTCGGTAAAATGCTCACTTATGAATTTTCAATGAATAAACAGAGAGAGCTTCTTGTAAATAATGAAGTTGTAGATATAGAGAAAAATTATAAACTAGCCACGTTGGATATGTTTACTTTTGGATATTTCTTTCCCAATTTTAAATATGCTAAGAAAAAATATTTTTTGCCTTTATTCTTAAGAGATATCTTAATTGAATATGGTAAAAGGTTAGTTTAA
- a CDS encoding sulfite exporter TauE/SafE family protein encodes MEYVLLAIIALASGILGSLVGLGGGVILIPATLFVGINLGYFPEITPQSVVGLSVVMMIFIGLSSTLSYMKNKQVDFKSGFIFFIGSIPGTMVGAWLNKGLDLPSFNLYFGIFLVLLSILLFIRDKLRPIQWFVEHGKNTQFIDQEGNEFVYGYPIWFAVLFTFVVGMVSGLFGIGGGSLLVPAMVLLFLFPPHIAVATSMFNVFLSSIVNSASHIYLGNVPWIYTIPVIVGAYIGAKVGAALNKRMQSKTIVLVLQIVMFLIGIRSIIEGLL; translated from the coding sequence ATGGAGTATGTATTACTGGCAATCATTGCCTTAGCATCAGGTATATTAGGTTCCCTTGTAGGGTTGGGCGGTGGGGTTATTTTAATCCCCGCGACATTGTTCGTCGGCATTAATCTTGGTTATTTTCCAGAGATAACGCCACAAAGTGTAGTTGGATTATCTGTTGTGATGATGATCTTTATAGGACTTTCTTCAACACTCTCCTATATGAAAAATAAACAAGTCGATTTTAAAAGTGGCTTTATCTTTTTCATAGGCAGTATCCCAGGTACTATGGTAGGTGCATGGTTAAACAAAGGCTTAGATTTGCCTTCATTTAACTTATATTTTGGGATATTTCTAGTGCTTTTATCAATATTATTATTTATTCGAGATAAATTAAGACCGATTCAATGGTTTGTTGAACATGGAAAGAATACGCAATTTATCGATCAAGAGGGAAATGAGTTTGTTTATGGCTATCCAATTTGGTTTGCAGTTTTGTTTACCTTTGTAGTAGGTATGGTGTCTGGGCTATTTGGCATTGGCGGAGGTTCATTACTTGTACCCGCAATGGTCTTATTATTCTTGTTTCCACCGCATATCGCAGTTGCAACATCCATGTTCAATGTGTTTTTATCCTCAATCGTCAATTCTGCAAGCCATATATATTTAGGGAATGTACCTTGGATCTATACCATCCCAGTTATTGTAGGTGCATACATTGGGGCAAAAGTTGGTGCAGCTTTAAATAAACGAATGCAGTCAAAAACAATTGTCCTAGTATTACAAATTGTTATGTTCTTAATAGGTATCCGCTCCATCATAGAGGGACTGCTTTAA
- a CDS encoding DUF72 domain-containing protein produces MIKIGLTGWGDHPSIYRTNSTRRDKLFDYSSHFPIVELDTSFYAIPSLQNIEKWVNETPDSFRFIVKTYQGMTGHLRDDNPYETRSEMFDAFRQCARAFQNANKLAMILVQFPPWFDCSVKNVNYIRYVKQQLEDFPIAIEFRNRTWYSEERKHETIQFLRDLGFIHTVCDEPQAGVGSVPFVAEATHDKSLVRIHGRNVYGWRNSGSTENWREVRFLYDYNKEELTDMANKIRNLEQLCKEVYVLFNNNSGHHAADNAKALQRMLDLDFDGLSPKQLDFFEGEF; encoded by the coding sequence ATGATAAAAATTGGTTTAACAGGATGGGGAGATCATCCTTCTATTTATCGTACAAATTCAACTCGGCGCGATAAGCTTTTTGATTATAGTAGCCACTTTCCAATAGTTGAGCTAGATACATCTTTTTATGCCATTCCATCCCTGCAAAATATTGAAAAATGGGTCAATGAAACACCGGATTCCTTTCGATTTATTGTAAAAACCTATCAAGGGATGACAGGGCATTTAAGAGATGACAATCCTTATGAAACACGCAGTGAAATGTTTGATGCCTTCCGACAATGTGCGCGTGCTTTTCAAAATGCCAATAAATTGGCGATGATATTAGTACAGTTTCCACCTTGGTTTGATTGCTCGGTGAAAAATGTAAACTATATCCGTTATGTTAAACAGCAGCTTGAAGACTTTCCAATTGCAATTGAATTTCGAAACAGAACTTGGTATAGCGAGGAAAGAAAGCATGAAACCATTCAATTCCTAAGAGACCTTGGATTCATACACACTGTTTGTGATGAACCTCAAGCCGGCGTAGGTTCGGTCCCCTTTGTCGCAGAAGCAACACATGACAAGTCTCTAGTTAGAATACATGGTAGAAACGTATATGGATGGCGTAATTCAGGATCTACGGAAAATTGGAGAGAGGTACGATTTCTGTATGACTATAACAAAGAAGAGCTAACAGATATGGCAAATAAAATTCGAAATTTAGAGCAGCTTTGTAAGGAGGTATATGTCCTTTTTAATAATAATTCGGGGCATCATGCAGCAGATAATGCGAAAGCCTTACAACGAATGTTAGACCTTGACTTTGATGGACTTTCCCCAAAGCAGCTCGATTTCTTTGAAGGAGAGTTTTGA
- a CDS encoding YezD family protein encodes MSKKHENVQLVLKNIEKMLTTMSYGSITLVVHDDNVVQIEKSEKIRLSK; translated from the coding sequence ATGAGTAAGAAACATGAAAATGTCCAATTAGTTTTAAAAAATATAGAGAAAATGCTGACAACAATGAGTTATGGTTCCATTACCCTTGTGGTTCATGATGACAATGTTGTACAAATCGAAAAAAGTGAAAAAATACGTTTAAGTAAATGA
- the ssuE gene encoding NADPH-dependent FMN reductase: MVQAVLINGNNKRASRLTGIHEYIENYLEVAGISAESIYIHELPADDLITANFSSEEIAIANKKVTDAEIVFILTPIFKASYTGILKTYLDLIPQKGLENKTIVPIAIGGSIGHLLAVEYSLKPVLSVLGATEILNTVFVLDQQVERLGSGEYKIQDVVLNRLNNELQKIESYKIKQIN; encoded by the coding sequence ATGGTTCAAGCAGTATTAATAAATGGAAATAATAAGAGAGCATCACGATTAACAGGTATTCATGAATATATTGAAAACTATCTAGAAGTAGCAGGAATTTCAGCAGAATCGATTTATATACATGAATTGCCTGCAGACGATTTAATAACTGCTAATTTTTCAAGTGAAGAAATTGCAATAGCAAATAAGAAAGTGACAGATGCAGAAATTGTATTTATTCTTACACCTATCTTTAAAGCATCTTATACCGGAATACTGAAAACCTACTTAGACTTAATCCCTCAAAAAGGTCTAGAAAATAAAACAATTGTACCAATAGCCATAGGAGGTTCAATCGGACATTTGTTAGCAGTTGAGTATTCACTGAAGCCCGTTTTGTCTGTATTAGGTGCTACAGAAATACTAAATACTGTCTTTGTCCTCGATCAACAGGTAGAAAGATTAGGAAGCGGGGAGTATAAGATTCAAGATGTGGTCCTAAACCGTTTAAACAATGAATTACAAAAAATTGAATCTTATAAAATAAAACAGATTAATTAG
- a CDS encoding ABC transporter substrate-binding protein encodes MEKNTKRALFILVSMLIGGLLVGCSSKAGGASAQKGEDKVLQYQGTPSTVSYPELAADLGYLGDLTLEDIGTGSGGPESIQLTGTGEIDFGSAFNGAIVKAVSKGAKLKSVVGSYGSDEYTYMGVYVLEDSGIQSAKDLIGKKIGVNTLGAHAEFVIKDFLRQNNLTEEEIAEVQLVTIPSSNAEQSLRNNQLDAVQLSGIGRDLALERGEITELFRDIDVFGGEFTAGDYFFTVKYIKENPTTVKTFTEGVAKAIDWAQMKPAKDVIARFEKIISKREGNQTTDYMRFWKSSGIAEKGGLIKESEYSIWIDWLIKNGELEAGKISAKDLYTNEFNPYAK; translated from the coding sequence ATGGAAAAGAATACAAAAAGGGCATTATTTATCTTAGTTTCAATGCTAATTGGTGGCCTTCTAGTTGGTTGTTCTTCTAAGGCTGGTGGAGCTTCTGCACAAAAAGGAGAAGATAAAGTATTGCAATATCAAGGTACTCCAAGTACTGTAAGTTACCCTGAATTAGCTGCTGATTTAGGATATCTAGGTGATCTTACTTTAGAGGATATTGGTACCGGTTCTGGGGGGCCAGAGAGTATTCAATTAACAGGAACTGGTGAAATAGATTTTGGTTCAGCATTTAATGGAGCCATTGTAAAGGCTGTTTCGAAAGGGGCAAAGCTAAAGTCTGTCGTTGGATCATATGGTAGTGATGAATATACTTATATGGGTGTTTATGTATTAGAAGATTCCGGCATACAATCCGCGAAAGACTTAATTGGTAAAAAGATTGGAGTCAATACATTAGGAGCACACGCAGAGTTTGTTATCAAGGATTTTCTACGTCAAAATAATTTGACTGAGGAAGAAATTGCCGAAGTTCAGCTGGTTACAATTCCTAGTTCGAATGCGGAGCAATCATTAAGGAATAATCAACTTGATGCGGTACAGCTGAGCGGTATAGGAAGGGACTTGGCATTGGAACGTGGAGAGATTACAGAACTATTTAGAGATATAGATGTATTTGGAGGAGAATTTACAGCAGGAGATTATTTCTTCACAGTAAAATATATTAAAGAAAACCCAACGACTGTTAAGACATTTACTGAAGGGGTTGCCAAGGCAATTGACTGGGCACAAATGAAACCAGCAAAGGATGTAATTGCACGTTTTGAGAAAATTATTAGTAAGCGAGAGGGCAACCAAACAACAGACTATATGAGGTTTTGGAAAAGTTCAGGTATTGCTGAAAAAGGCGGCCTTATAAAAGAATCAGAATATAGTATATGGATTGATTGGCTTATAAAAAATGGAGAGCTTGAAGCAGGAAAGATTTCTGCAAAAGATTTATATACTAATGAATTTAATCCATATGCGAAATAG